From a single Miscanthus floridulus cultivar M001 chromosome 8, ASM1932011v1, whole genome shotgun sequence genomic region:
- the LOC136472616 gene encoding chemocyanin-like: MASRSTLIALLVVVSSVAAASAVTFTVGDTSGWTLGSVSYTTWVSGKTFAAGDELVFNFVTGAHDVVEVDKSGYDGCSTSNAANTTQNGPATVTLTSGTHYYICGFTGHCSAGMKLAVTVGSGSSPSTPPTPGTGGSPSPPSTPTTPSAPAPGTGTGTPGSASVRLTAGPALAVAAAVLVKLALF, from the exons ATGGCGTCCCGTTCCACTCTGATCGCGCTGCTCGTCGTTGTGAGCTCCGTCGCGGCGGCCTCGGCggtcacgttcaccgtcggcgacACTAGCGGGTGGACTCTTGGCAGCGTCAGCTACACCACCTGGGTCAGTGGCAAGACCTTCGCGGCTGGAGACGAGCTAG TGTTCAACTTCGTCACCGGTGCCCACGACGTGGTGGAGGTGGACAAGAGCGGATACGACGGCTGCTCCACCAGCAACGCCGCCAACACCACCCAGAACGGCCCGGCCACCGTCACCCTCACCTCCGGCACCCACTACTACATCTGCGGCTTCACCGGCCACTGCAGCGCCGGCATGAAGCTCGCTGTCACcgtcggctccggctcctcccccTCGACGCCCCCCACCCCCGGCACCGGCGGCTCGCCCAGCCCCCCCAGCACACCCACCACCCCCAGCGCCCCCGCCCCTGGCACTGGCACTGGCACCCCGGGCAGCGCGTCCGTGCGCCTCACGGCCGGCCCCGCGctcgccgtggccgccgccgtGCTCGTCAAGCTCGCCCTCTTCTGA